Proteins found in one Penaeus vannamei isolate JL-2024 chromosome 43, ASM4276789v1, whole genome shotgun sequence genomic segment:
- the LOC138860786 gene encoding uncharacterized protein, which yields MIPDVAYRNTTTGTGGDTPRSLPSIISKFRQGSDVGFLRVAEEASQNLPLSRLSFSSSEPFLYSKTEPRSLRRGTSWDVVRETREPGTFDWSRNFSSLRREKYAGERESARQQQEDSSAVARMAGRRWKGDGIVTSTRADTVAGKVPFSELVVELSSRDSSPHVRTTTVRCPSVISIHGRPASVKRRSRRGSFSKSKGPKSPSKFPNIIGEESDSYRVPPLPKFHSAALRKLSHLRSAELSLHEEFQRLQEEARNPLHRGQLSTDDSFSGTSSPEGLSQEGKNDYEDFKNFDFGASSTNESESPSPGDEEAGSAGASNSDYRHRYVNRACGFVKNIWSAFSVQRLI from the exons ATGATCCCAGACGTGGCGTACCGCAACACCACAACGGGCACGGGGGGCGACACCCCCCGAAGCCTGCCTTCCATCATCTCCAAGTTTCGACAAGGAAGCGATGTCGGGTTCCTCCGCGTCGCCGAGGAGGCGTCACAGAACCTcccgctctctcgcctctccttcagCAGTTCGGAACCTTTCTTGTACAGCAAGACGGAGCCTCGATCCCTGCGGCGGGGAACCAGCTGGGACGTGGTGCGGGAGACGCGCGAGCCGGGGACCTTCGACTGGTCTCGGAACTTCAGCAGTCTGAGGAGGGAGAAATATGCAGGGGAGCGAGAATCGGcgaggcagcagcaggaggacTCTTCGGCCGTCGCGCGAATGgccgggaggaggtggaagggcgaCGGCATCGTGACGTCCACGCGGGCGGACACCGTCGCGGGGAAGGTGCCCTTTAGCGAGTTGGTGGTGGAGCTCAGCAGCCGAGACTCGAGCCCGCACGTGAGGACCACGACGGTGAGATGTCCTTCCGTGATATCCATCCACGGAAGGCCTGCCTCTGTGAAGAGACGCTCCAGACGCGGGTCGTTCTCGAAGTCGAAAGGACCGAAGAGCCCGTCGAAGTTTCCCAACATCATCGGCGAGGAGAGCGACAGCTACCGTGTGCCTCCCCTGCCGAAATTCCACTCGGCGGCTCTCCGGAAACTTTCGCACCTCAGGTCAGCTGAACTCAGTCTGCACGAAGAGTTTCAGAGACTGCAGGAGGAGGCCCGAAATCCACTTCATCGGGGACAACTCAGCACTGACGATTCCTTCAGCGGGACGTCCTCTCCTGAGGGACTCtctcaagaaggaaaaaatgactaTGAAGACTTTAAGAACTTCGACTTTGGGGCTTCCTCCACCAACGAATCGGAAAGCCCTTCTCCTGGGGACGAGGAAGCGGGGTCTGCCGGTGCAAGCAACTCAG ACTACCGGCACAGGTATGTGAATCGTGCATGTGGTTTTGTCAAAAATATATGGTCCGCATTTTCAGTCCAAAGACTAATATAA